CGTTGAGGCGCAGCAGTTGACTGGACATTTAGGGGTAAAGCACTGTTTCGGTGCGGGCCGCGAGAGCGGTACCAAATCGAGGCAAACTCTGAATACTAGATATGACCTCCAAATAACAGGGGTCAAGGTCGGCCTCGGGGCAAGCAGATCATTTATAATGAAGAGGATGAGATTCAAGAGAATGATTCGGAGTTCTTGCAGAGTGGAGCCATGCAGTACCAGATACGAGATAGatcttccaaaaaataaggGTTTTTTcgaataattctaataaaaaaaagaatcgTTGAAGGAATGACACATGTAAAATGCCCAGCCCACACAAAAACCAAAATGGTGTTAGTCAACGATGAACTGAGAGCCAATCAAACGGTGCTGAGGTACCAGAATTAACTGTAATAGCAGAATtttgtaaaagaaaaaacagaggtccaaccacaaaatcagACGTCGAACAAAAGTAAATGCTTGAAGATGCTAGTTTGGTGGGAAGGGATTGATGATGGATATGTGTTAGTAATATCAGAAATAACCAAAAGCCAGACCAGATCTATAAAAATATAGGATGTCGAACTGTATCAGAAGTACTTAAAGTCAAGAAGAATCCTACTTAAATATGGATGGTCACGCCAAACCAGATGTAACAGATCATACCAAATCTCATAAACATAGAGATAAAGATACAATTACAATCATCtctactaaaaaaaataaaatctaattgaTTGAATTCGAGTACAACACTAAGAAAAAATACCTATTAAAAAACATTAGTTAAATAAACCTAATTCATTCCTTTGATACTAAAATCACTGCTATTCATATAccaaaaaattgactttagcatcggattGTGTTCGGACCAAATAAAATCTGAATCATTCTAACCTATTTTGTTTTACAGGTTGAACAAAAAGAGTTACCATGGATCCATGGCCACGGCAAGACCATCAATAACTAATCAATGTTTTTTTTCAAACCTAaccaaattagtttttttaatatatatatataattgggaTAGGGGGGAGAGAGTAATTGAACCCACGATCTTGACAGTTTGTTGTCCAacgtttatatcatttgagctaATATTCGTTGGTTAACCGTATTAGAGTATTTTGTGGATTTGTTTGattcaatttaaaacaaaattcaactaaattttttcaaaatcaaataaaactaaattaaaaatttgattttatttacaatatCAAATCATCATTGAACCGATTTTTCCAGTCCGGTTTGGTTGACTAATCTGTTTAGTTCGGTTTGGTTGATTAttttgtttggttcggttttttcaTAGTCATCCATCTAAAGAACGTTATTGTGCGTCGAACCAAACATATCTTTGCCCATAAACCCTCCCAACTGAACAACTTCTTTTCTCTATATTCTGGAACTAGGGTTTTCATTTTTGATTCCTCTAAACCCAATTATCTCTACTTCACTTCAGtaattagggttagggttttgtccTTCCACTCTCAATGGCGGCACCGGCAGTCTCTCTCCCCAGATCCTCCAAGACGGAATCCTACGTCGACAACAAGCGGAAAGAAGACATCCGTCACGCCAACATTGTAGCCGCTAGAGCGGTGGCCGACGCAGTCCGCACCAGCCTCGGTCCCAAAGGAATGGACAAGATGATCTCTACTTCGAGCGGCGAAGTTATTATTACAAACGACGGCGCCACCATTCTCAATAAAATGGAGGTCCTTCAACCCGCTGCGAAGATGCTTGTTGAGCTCTCCAAATCTCAGGATTCCGCCGCAGGTGACGGTACTACTACGGTTGTTGTCATCGCCGGAGCCCTTTTGAAACAGTGTTTGTCACTTCTATCAAGTGGCATCCACCCCACGGTAATCTCTGATTCTCTTCATAAAGCTTCTATTAAAGCTGTTGATGTTTTGACTGCTATGGCTGTTCCTGTTGAGTTGTCGGATCGCGATTCGTTGATTAAGTCTGCTAGTACTTCGTTGAATAGTAAGGTGGTGAGTCAGTATTCTACGCTGCTTGCTCCGATGGCGGTTGATGCTGTTCTTTCTGTAGTTGATCCTGCTAAGCCTGATTTGGTTGACCTTAGGGATATTAAGATTGTGAAGAAGCTAGGTGGAACTGTGGATGACACTGAGATGGTTAAAGGTCTGGTTTTTGATAAGAAAGTTAGTCATGCTGCAGGTGGGCCTACTCGAGTTGAGAACGCTAAGATTGCTGTGATTCAGTTTCAGATTTCACCTCCTAAGACTGATATAGAGCAGAGCATTGTTGTTTCTGATTATACCCAGATGGATAGGATTTTGAAGGAAGAGAGGAATTATATTTTGGGTATGATTAAGAAGATTAAGGCGACTGGCTGCAATGTGTTGTTGATTCAAAAGAGTATTCTGAGAGATGCTGTCACTGATTTGTCCCTTCATTATTTGGCTAAAGCTAAGATTTTGGTTGTTAAGGATGTTGAGAGAGACGAGATTGAGTTCATTACTAAGACTATGGATTGCTTGCCTATTGCTAATATTGAGCATTTCAAAGAAGAAAAGTTGGGACATGCTGATCTTGTTGAAGAGCTTTCACTTGGAGATGGCAAGATTGTTAAGATCACCGGCATTAAGAAAATGGGAAGAACCACTACGGTGCTCGTGCGTGGGTCAAATCAGTTAGTTCTTGATGAGGCAGAGAGAAGCTTGCATGACGCGTTGTGTGTGGTTAGGTGCTTGGTCAACAAGCGATTTTTAATCGCTGGAGGTGGGGCTCCAGAGATTGAGCTTTCAAGACAGCTTGGGGCATGGGCAAAGGTGCTACATGGGATGGAAGGGTACTGTGTTAGGTCTTTTGCTGAGGCACTGGAAGTGATTCCGTATACTTTGGCTGAGAATGCAGGGTTGAATCCAATTGCTATTGTCACTGAGCTGAGGAACAGGCATGCGCAGGGGGAGATCAATGCTGGCATCAATGTCAGGAAGGGACAAATTACCAACATCTTGGAGGAGAATGTG
This window of the Mercurialis annua linkage group LG5, ddMerAnnu1.2, whole genome shotgun sequence genome carries:
- the LOC126681023 gene encoding T-complex protein 1 subunit delta, whose amino-acid sequence is MAAPAVSLPRSSKTESYVDNKRKEDIRHANIVAARAVADAVRTSLGPKGMDKMISTSSGEVIITNDGATILNKMEVLQPAAKMLVELSKSQDSAAGDGTTTVVVIAGALLKQCLSLLSSGIHPTVISDSLHKASIKAVDVLTAMAVPVELSDRDSLIKSASTSLNSKVVSQYSTLLAPMAVDAVLSVVDPAKPDLVDLRDIKIVKKLGGTVDDTEMVKGLVFDKKVSHAAGGPTRVENAKIAVIQFQISPPKTDIEQSIVVSDYTQMDRILKEERNYILGMIKKIKATGCNVLLIQKSILRDAVTDLSLHYLAKAKILVVKDVERDEIEFITKTMDCLPIANIEHFKEEKLGHADLVEELSLGDGKIVKITGIKKMGRTTTVLVRGSNQLVLDEAERSLHDALCVVRCLVNKRFLIAGGGAPEIELSRQLGAWAKVLHGMEGYCVRSFAEALEVIPYTLAENAGLNPIAIVTELRNRHAQGEINAGINVRKGQITNILEENVVQPLLVSTSAITLATECVRMILKIDDIVTVR